The following coding sequences are from one Verrucomicrobiota bacterium window:
- a CDS encoding DUF1501 domain-containing protein: MSTNQNPNRVLTSAETMGMSLSLPMSRRDVLRVGMFSTAGMMLANSGVLSAAEVAPPVAPVSAWTGKPKAKSVIQIFLWGGMSHNDTWDPKPDSGVEYMGEFAKAIPTNVDGIQIGELFPNLAKQADKYALIRSMTHRNNGHETAAYLMQTAHAPGERLAYPSVGAVFSLFKSKTYKGMIPPYVVLTQPQGRFSEEGFLGPRLKPFATGGDPSAPRFEVEGVISRGITDDRQKSRRELLGKMNTMGNEMAASPQLAVSEEAKKQAYELILGKGREVFDLSLEKAELRDRYGRHIFGQDCLAARRMVEAGVPYIVINYPGGWDTHSNHFQTMRRQCPNLDQGLAMLLQDLHDHGLLESTIVWCCGEFGRGPKIDWQPPWNGGRNHYGNVFTALVAGGGFKGGHIVGSSDKRAEEVQDRPVYPVDLLGSIYALSGIDATAKLPHPMGLDAHVLPAASEGAKSAGILTEIM, translated from the coding sequence ATGAGCACAAACCAAAATCCAAATCGCGTGCTAACCAGCGCGGAGACCATGGGTATGTCGTTAAGCCTGCCGATGTCCAGACGTGACGTCCTGCGGGTCGGCATGTTCAGCACGGCGGGCATGATGCTCGCCAACAGCGGGGTTTTGAGTGCGGCAGAGGTTGCGCCCCCCGTGGCACCGGTCAGCGCCTGGACTGGCAAACCCAAAGCCAAGTCGGTGATTCAAATTTTCCTGTGGGGCGGCATGTCGCACAATGACACTTGGGATCCAAAACCAGACTCGGGTGTGGAGTACATGGGGGAATTCGCCAAGGCCATTCCCACCAATGTGGACGGAATCCAGATCGGCGAACTATTTCCCAACCTTGCGAAACAGGCCGACAAGTATGCCTTGATCCGCAGCATGACTCACCGCAATAACGGTCATGAAACGGCTGCCTACCTCATGCAGACCGCGCACGCACCCGGCGAGCGTCTGGCGTATCCCAGCGTCGGCGCGGTATTCTCGTTGTTCAAGAGCAAGACTTACAAGGGGATGATCCCACCTTATGTGGTGCTGACCCAACCGCAGGGCCGGTTTTCTGAAGAGGGCTTTTTGGGGCCGAGGTTAAAACCGTTTGCCACCGGTGGTGACCCGAGCGCGCCCCGCTTTGAAGTGGAAGGCGTCATCTCACGAGGCATTACCGATGACCGGCAGAAAAGCCGGCGCGAATTGCTTGGCAAGATGAACACCATGGGCAACGAGATGGCCGCCAGCCCACAGTTGGCGGTGTCCGAGGAGGCGAAAAAGCAGGCCTATGAATTAATTCTCGGCAAGGGCCGCGAGGTCTTTGATCTCTCGCTGGAAAAAGCGGAATTGCGGGATCGGTACGGTCGGCACATCTTCGGGCAGGATTGCCTGGCGGCGCGGCGCATGGTTGAGGCGGGTGTGCCTTATATCGTCATCAACTATCCCGGTGGGTGGGATACGCATAGCAATCACTTTCAGACCATGCGCCGGCAATGTCCGAACCTCGACCAGGGATTGGCGATGCTGCTTCAGGATTTGCACGATCACGGCTTGTTGGAAAGCACTATCGTCTGGTGTTGCGGCGAATTTGGCCGTGGTCCCAAGATTGATTGGCAACCGCCGTGGAATGGTGGTCGCAACCATTATGGCAACGTCTTTACCGCCTTGGTCGCTGGTGGTGGGTTCAAAGGCGGCCATATCGTTGGTTCGTCCGATAAGCGGGCGGAGGAGGTTCAGGATCGGCCCGTGTACCCGGTGGACCTGCTCGGTAGCATCTATGCCTTGAGCGGCATTGACGCGACTGCCAAATTACCGCATCCCATGGGCCTCGATGCGCATGTTTTACCAGCCGCCTCTGAGGGCGCGAAATCGGCGGGGATTTTGACCGAGATCATGTAG